A region of Paractinoplanes abujensis DNA encodes the following proteins:
- the glyA gene encoding serine hydroxymethyltransferase yields the protein MDTFWGPDFAALETADPEIARVLLAEVERQRTGLQLIASENFTSPAVLAALGSTLADKYAEGYPGERYYGGCLEADKAERLAVERAKELFSAEHANVQPHSGTAANLAAYAALTEPGDPVLAMELPHGGHLTHGSRVNFSGKWFHPIGYRVRPDTEEIDYDEVRDLALAHRPKMIICGATAYPRLIDFARFRAIADEAGAYLVVDAAHFMGLVAGGAVPSPVPHADVVTCTSHKVLRGPRGGMILCRAELAQRIDKAVFPFSQGGPMMHVIAAKAVALREASRPGFRTYAHQVVKNARALAAGLAAEGMRPVAGGTDTHLALADLRGLGVSGRDAEARCDLARITLTKNAIPYDPERPAVASGIRVGSPSVTTQGMREGEMRQIAALIGVAVRSNPDTAGGASRLADAADEVAALVRRFPAYGRQEVLA from the coding sequence GTGGACACGTTCTGGGGGCCGGACTTCGCCGCGCTCGAGACGGCCGATCCGGAGATCGCCCGTGTCCTGCTGGCCGAGGTCGAGCGGCAGCGCACCGGACTCCAGCTGATCGCCAGCGAGAACTTCACGTCACCGGCCGTGCTGGCCGCGCTGGGCTCGACGCTGGCCGACAAGTACGCCGAGGGCTATCCGGGCGAGCGCTACTACGGCGGCTGCCTGGAGGCCGACAAAGCGGAGCGGCTCGCCGTCGAGCGGGCCAAGGAGCTCTTCTCGGCCGAGCACGCCAACGTGCAGCCGCACTCGGGGACGGCGGCCAACCTGGCGGCGTACGCGGCCCTGACCGAACCCGGCGACCCGGTGCTGGCCATGGAACTGCCGCACGGCGGGCATCTGACCCACGGCAGCCGGGTCAACTTCAGCGGCAAGTGGTTCCATCCGATCGGCTACCGGGTCCGCCCCGACACCGAGGAGATCGACTACGACGAGGTGCGCGACCTCGCGCTGGCCCACCGGCCCAAAATGATCATCTGTGGCGCCACGGCGTACCCCCGCCTGATCGACTTCGCCCGGTTCCGCGCGATCGCCGACGAGGCCGGGGCCTATCTCGTGGTCGACGCGGCCCACTTCATGGGCCTGGTCGCGGGTGGGGCCGTGCCCTCGCCGGTGCCACATGCCGACGTGGTCACCTGCACCTCGCACAAGGTGCTGCGCGGCCCCCGCGGCGGCATGATCCTGTGCCGGGCCGAGCTGGCCCAGCGGATCGACAAGGCCGTCTTCCCGTTCAGCCAGGGCGGCCCGATGATGCACGTCATCGCGGCCAAGGCGGTGGCCCTGCGCGAGGCGTCCCGGCCGGGTTTCCGCACGTACGCCCACCAGGTCGTCAAGAACGCGCGGGCGCTGGCCGCCGGGCTGGCCGCCGAGGGGATGCGGCCCGTCGCGGGCGGCACCGACACCCACCTGGCGCTGGCCGACCTGCGCGGGCTCGGAGTGTCCGGGCGCGACGCCGAGGCGAGGTGCGATCTGGCCCGCATCACGCTCACCAAGAACGCCATCCCGTACGATCCGGAGCGACCCGCGGTAGCTTCGGGCATCCGGGTGGGGTCGCCCAGCGTGACCACCCAGGGGATGCGCGAGGGTGAGATGCGGCAGATCGCCGCGCTGATCGGCGTGGCCGTGCGCAGCAACCCGGACACCGCGGGCGGGGCGTCCCGGCTGGCCGACGCCGCGGACGAGGTGGCTGCCCTGGTGCGACGGTTCCCGGCGTACGGGCGGCAGGAGGTATTGGCTTGA
- a CDS encoding AtpZ/AtpI family protein, with translation MTGQEPPRNPSGDDQPPPDTGMGMTAVAYLISGMLVWGAIGWLVDHWLGTKGIFAGIGAVVGIGGGVYLIVRRLGA, from the coding sequence ATGACCGGTCAAGAACCTCCCAGGAACCCCAGCGGTGACGACCAGCCCCCGCCCGACACGGGCATGGGAATGACGGCGGTCGCTTACCTCATCTCGGGCATGTTGGTGTGGGGAGCGATCGGTTGGCTGGTTGATCACTGGCTCGGCACCAAGGGCATCTTCGCCGGCATCGGCGCTGTCGTTGGTATCGGCGGCGGTGTCTACCTCATCGTGCGCCGTCTCGGCGCCTGA
- the atpB gene encoding F0F1 ATP synthase subunit A, protein MTGQSTVLAAEVPFPPKVEDFYLPSILPWGEHNSYWFTKITALLWISIAIIIIFFLVSYRKPQLVPSKKQWIAESIYGFVRNNIAVDMLGKRGINFAPYLTTLFVFILLMNFWAIVPFAQISPNSHIAFPAVLAVISYVMFIYIGMKHHGGLKYFKHALIPPAPWFILPLLIPIEFFSTFLVRPFSLAVRLFANMFAGHMLLLVFTLGGFAMLNANVWFAPFSVVSWVMTIALTFLEFLVICLQAYVFTVLTASYVQGALADEH, encoded by the coding sequence GTGACCGGTCAGTCGACTGTTCTCGCAGCGGAAGTTCCGTTCCCGCCGAAGGTCGAGGACTTCTACCTGCCCAGCATCCTGCCGTGGGGCGAGCACAACTCGTATTGGTTCACGAAGATCACGGCGCTGCTGTGGATCTCGATCGCCATCATCATCATCTTCTTCCTGGTCTCGTACCGGAAGCCGCAGCTGGTGCCGAGCAAGAAGCAGTGGATCGCCGAGAGCATCTACGGCTTCGTGCGGAACAACATCGCGGTCGACATGCTCGGCAAGCGCGGCATCAACTTCGCGCCGTACCTCACGACGCTGTTCGTGTTCATCCTGCTGATGAACTTCTGGGCCATCGTGCCGTTCGCGCAGATCTCGCCGAACTCGCACATCGCCTTCCCCGCGGTTCTCGCGGTCATCAGTTATGTGATGTTCATCTACATCGGCATGAAGCACCACGGCGGCCTGAAGTACTTCAAGCACGCGCTCATTCCGCCGGCCCCGTGGTTCATTCTGCCGCTGCTGATCCCGATCGAGTTCTTCTCGACGTTCCTCGTGCGGCCGTTCTCGCTCGCCGTCCGTCTCTTCGCCAACATGTTCGCCGGCCACATGCTGCTGCTGGTGTTCACGCTGGGCGGCTTCGCGATGCTGAACGCCAATGTGTGGTTCGCGCCGTTCTCGGTCGTCTCGTGGGTGATGACCATCGCTCTGACCTTCCTGGAGTTCCTGGTCATCTGCCTCCAGGCCTACGTCTTCACGGTGCTGACCGCGAGCTACGTCCAGGGCGCGCTCGCCGACGAGCACTGA
- a CDS encoding ATP synthase F0 subunit C has translation MLLAEVVGSTAAIGYGLAAIGPGIGVGLVFSAYIQSTARQPESSRLTLPYVWIGFAVIEALALLGIAFGFIWAG, from the coding sequence ATGCTTCTCGCCGAAGTTGTCGGTAGCACCGCTGCCATCGGTTACGGCCTCGCCGCCATCGGCCCCGGCATTGGTGTTGGTCTGGTCTTCTCGGCCTACATCCAGTCGACCGCTCGTCAGCCGGAGTCGTCCCGCCTGACCCTGCCGTACGTCTGGATCGGCTTCGCCGTTATCGAGGCGCTCGCGCTGCTGGGCATCGCCTTCGGCTTCATCTGGGCCGGCTAG
- a CDS encoding F0F1 ATP synthase subunit B: MITEVLTVAAEAGESEHNPIIPLWQEVVLGLIAFSILCFVLMKFVFPMMEKTFAARVDAIEGGIKRAEAAQAEANQLLEQYKAQLAEARTEAARIRDEARADAEGIRQDILAKAREESDRIIGAGQEQLAAQRESIVRELRSEVGSLAVDLASKIVGESLADEARSRGTVERFINELGTAGSAGGRR; this comes from the coding sequence ATGATCACCGAAGTTCTGACCGTCGCGGCTGAAGCCGGCGAGTCCGAGCACAACCCGATCATCCCGCTCTGGCAGGAGGTCGTCCTCGGACTGATCGCCTTCTCGATCCTCTGCTTCGTGCTGATGAAGTTCGTCTTCCCCATGATGGAGAAGACCTTCGCGGCGCGGGTGGACGCGATCGAGGGTGGCATCAAGCGCGCCGAGGCTGCTCAGGCCGAGGCCAACCAGCTCCTCGAGCAGTACAAGGCCCAGTTGGCCGAGGCTCGCACCGAGGCCGCGCGCATCCGCGACGAGGCCCGGGCCGACGCCGAGGGCATCCGCCAGGACATCCTGGCCAAGGCCCGCGAGGAGTCGGACCGCATCATCGGTGCCGGTCAGGAGCAGCTCGCCGCACAGCGCGAAAGCATCGTGCGTGAGCTCCGCTCCGAGGTCGGATCGCTCGCGGTCGACCTGGCCAGCAAGATCGTCGGCGAGAGCCTCGCCGACGAGGCGCGCAGCCGGGGCACCGTCGAGCGGTTCATCAACGAGCTCGGCACGGCCGGCTCGGCGGGCGGGCGGCGCTGA
- a CDS encoding F0F1 ATP synthase subunit delta: MASTVSQQATAEAGATFAAGTATATSGQVAAAADQILSVAGLLRAQPRLRRALTDPSRSGADRAGLVRSLLSGKVAAVVLDTLATLVAGRFSRPAELLDSVERLGADAVLDSAQKDGKLADIEDELFRFGQIVSGNPQLAVTLSDSGAPIDRRVKLVEDLLKGKAQPATVRLAEIALEGFGGRGFESSLTRLVELTAAKRDREVAYVTVAKPLSDADEQALAAKLSDIYGRPVSLKVDVDPAILGGVSVRVGSDLYDGTILRRLNAAKQAFAK; encoded by the coding sequence ATGGCGTCGACCGTCAGCCAGCAGGCCACGGCCGAGGCCGGTGCGACCTTCGCGGCCGGCACCGCCACGGCTACGAGCGGGCAGGTCGCCGCGGCCGCCGACCAGATCCTGTCGGTGGCCGGCCTGCTGCGGGCGCAGCCCCGGCTCCGCCGGGCGCTGACCGACCCGTCGCGCTCCGGCGCCGACCGGGCCGGTCTGGTCCGCTCGCTGCTGTCCGGCAAGGTCGCCGCGGTCGTCCTCGACACGCTGGCGACCCTGGTCGCGGGCCGGTTCTCCCGGCCCGCCGAGCTGCTCGACTCGGTCGAGCGGCTGGGTGCCGACGCCGTGCTGGACTCCGCCCAGAAGGACGGCAAGCTGGCCGACATCGAGGACGAGCTGTTCCGCTTCGGGCAGATCGTCTCGGGCAACCCGCAGCTCGCCGTCACGCTGAGCGATTCAGGTGCGCCGATCGATCGCCGCGTTAAGCTGGTGGAGGACTTGCTCAAGGGCAAGGCCCAGCCGGCCACGGTGCGGCTCGCCGAGATCGCTCTCGAGGGCTTTGGGGGCCGTGGCTTCGAGTCGTCGTTGACCCGGTTGGTGGAGCTGACCGCCGCGAAACGGGACCGTGAGGTCGCGTACGTGACGGTGGCCAAGCCGCTGTCCGACGCCGACGAGCAGGCTCTGGCTGCCAAGTTGTCCGACATTTACGGTCGACCGGTCTCGCTGAAGGTCGACGTCGATCCCGCGATCCTCGGCGGCGTCAGCGTCCGGGTCGGCTCCGACCTCTACGACGGCACGATCCTGCGTCGGCTCAACGCCGCCAAGCAGGCATTCGCGAAGTAG
- the atpA gene encoding F0F1 ATP synthase subunit alpha, with protein sequence MAELTISSDEIRGALERYVSSATNEVTREEVGIVSDAGDGIAHVEGLPSVMANELLEFEDGTLGVAQNLDVREIGVVVLGDFAGIEEGQQVKRTGRVLSVPVGDAFLGRVVDPLGRPLDDRGEIASEGDRELELQAPNVMARQPVKQPLQTGIKAIDAMTPIGRGQRQLIIGDRKTGKTTVAIDTIINQRANWESGDPEKQVRCIYVAIGQKATTIASIRGTLEEQGALEYTTIVAAPASDPAGFKYIAPYTGSAIGQHWMYAGKHVLIVFDDLTKQAEAYRAVSLLLRRPPGREAYPGDVFYLHSRLLERCAKLSNELGGGSMTGLPIIETKANDISAYIPTNVISITDGQIFLETDLFASGVRPAINVGTSVSRVGGSAQVKAMRSVSGRLRLDLAQFRELEAFSAFASDLDRASRAQLEKGVRLVELLKQPQYSPYSVVDEVIVIWAGTTGQLDDIDVGDVRRFEQDFLGWIKRNRSDTYTAIDSTGLLSDDDVENLKSGVTEFKELFKRGETGSAVNESPAEPLEDGRQTRETVTREVPRPAEGQ encoded by the coding sequence ATGGCCGAGCTGACCATCTCCTCGGACGAGATCCGGGGGGCGCTAGAGCGCTACGTCTCGTCCGCTACCAATGAGGTCACCCGCGAAGAGGTCGGCATCGTCTCCGATGCGGGCGACGGCATCGCGCACGTCGAGGGCCTGCCCTCGGTGATGGCGAACGAACTGCTCGAGTTCGAGGACGGCACGCTGGGTGTCGCCCAGAACCTCGACGTCCGCGAGATCGGCGTCGTGGTCCTGGGTGACTTCGCCGGCATCGAGGAGGGCCAGCAGGTCAAGCGGACCGGCCGGGTGCTCTCGGTTCCGGTCGGCGACGCCTTCCTCGGTCGCGTGGTCGACCCGCTGGGCCGCCCGCTCGACGACCGCGGCGAGATCGCCAGCGAGGGTGACCGCGAGCTCGAGCTCCAGGCCCCCAACGTGATGGCCCGGCAGCCGGTGAAGCAGCCGCTGCAGACCGGCATCAAGGCGATCGACGCCATGACGCCGATCGGCCGCGGCCAGCGCCAGCTGATCATCGGCGACCGCAAGACCGGCAAGACCACGGTCGCGATCGACACGATCATCAACCAGCGCGCCAACTGGGAGTCCGGCGACCCCGAGAAGCAGGTTCGCTGCATCTACGTCGCGATCGGTCAGAAGGCGACCACCATCGCCTCGATCCGCGGGACGCTGGAGGAGCAGGGCGCGCTCGAGTACACGACGATCGTCGCCGCCCCGGCCTCCGACCCGGCCGGCTTCAAGTACATCGCCCCGTACACCGGCTCGGCCATCGGCCAGCACTGGATGTACGCCGGCAAGCACGTCCTGATCGTCTTCGACGACCTGACCAAGCAGGCCGAGGCGTACCGTGCCGTGTCGCTGCTGCTGCGCCGCCCGCCGGGCCGCGAGGCGTACCCGGGTGACGTCTTCTACCTGCACTCCCGGCTGCTCGAGCGCTGCGCCAAGCTCTCCAACGAGCTCGGTGGCGGCTCGATGACCGGTCTGCCGATCATCGAGACCAAGGCCAACGACATCTCGGCCTACATCCCGACGAACGTCATCTCGATCACCGACGGCCAGATCTTCCTGGAGACCGACCTGTTCGCCTCGGGTGTCCGCCCGGCGATCAACGTCGGCACCTCGGTGTCCCGGGTGGGTGGCTCGGCGCAGGTCAAGGCGATGCGCTCGGTCTCCGGCCGCCTGCGCCTCGACCTGGCCCAGTTCCGTGAGCTGGAGGCCTTCTCGGCCTTCGCCTCCGACCTGGACCGCGCGTCGCGGGCCCAGCTCGAGAAGGGCGTACGCCTGGTCGAGCTGCTCAAGCAGCCGCAGTACTCGCCGTACTCGGTGGTCGACGAGGTCATCGTGATCTGGGCCGGCACGACCGGCCAGCTCGACGACATCGACGTCGGCGACGTGCGCCGCTTCGAGCAGGACTTCCTGGGCTGGATCAAGCGGAACCGCAGCGACACCTACACCGCGATCGACTCGACCGGCCTGCTGTCGGACGACGACGTCGAGAACCTGAAGAGCGGCGTGACCGAGTTCAAGGAGCTCTTCAAGCGCGGCGAGACAGGTTCCGCGGTCAACGAGAGCCCGGCCGAGCCGCTCGAGGACGGCCGCCAGACGCGTGAGACGGTGACCCGCGAGGTTCCCCGTCCGGCCGAAGGTCAGTAG
- a CDS encoding F0F1 ATP synthase subunit gamma — protein MAGQVQALRRRIRTVKSTKKIAKAQELVATSRIAKAQERVQASKPYAEAITQVLTALASNATIDNPLLVPRERVRRAGVLLITSDRGLAGAYNANAIRTAEQLIERLKADGKDPVLYVVGRKGVGYYRFRNRPIETSWTGFSERPSFSDAKAIGDALLDAFVAGADDTDETYGPDGIQGVDELHIVSTQFKSLMTQSAEAHFLAPMQVEEREVEPGLRPAYEFEPDADELLDALLPKYLNTRIYAALLDSAASESASRRRAMKSASDNADDLLKRYTREMNSARQAAITQEISEIVGGVEALSSAGSDM, from the coding sequence ATGGCCGGTCAGGTACAGGCTCTTAGGCGGCGCATCCGCACCGTCAAGTCGACCAAGAAGATCGCGAAGGCGCAGGAGCTGGTGGCCACCAGCCGCATCGCCAAGGCTCAGGAGCGCGTTCAGGCCTCCAAGCCGTATGCGGAGGCGATCACCCAGGTCCTGACCGCCCTGGCGTCCAACGCGACGATCGACAACCCCCTGCTGGTCCCGCGCGAGCGGGTCCGGCGGGCGGGTGTCCTGCTCATCACGAGCGACCGCGGCCTGGCGGGCGCGTACAACGCGAACGCCATCCGCACCGCCGAGCAGCTGATCGAGCGGCTCAAGGCGGACGGCAAGGACCCGGTGCTCTACGTCGTCGGCCGCAAGGGCGTCGGCTACTACCGGTTCCGCAACCGGCCGATCGAGACCAGCTGGACGGGCTTCTCCGAGCGGCCGTCGTTCTCGGACGCCAAGGCGATCGGTGACGCCCTGCTGGACGCGTTCGTCGCCGGCGCGGACGACACCGACGAGACCTACGGGCCCGACGGGATCCAGGGCGTCGACGAGCTGCACATCGTCAGCACGCAGTTCAAGTCGCTGATGACGCAGAGCGCCGAGGCGCACTTCCTGGCCCCGATGCAGGTCGAGGAGCGCGAGGTCGAGCCCGGGCTGCGCCCGGCCTACGAGTTCGAGCCGGACGCCGACGAGTTGCTCGACGCGCTGCTGCCGAAGTACCTCAACACGCGGATCTACGCGGCGTTGCTGGACTCGGCGGCGAGCGAGTCGGCCTCCCGGCGCCGGGCGATGAAGAGCGCGTCGGACAACGCGGACGACCTGCTCAAGCGGTACACGCGCGAGATGAACTCCGCGCGGCAGGCTGCGATCACCCAGGAAATCAGTGAGATCGTCGGCGGCGTCGAGGCGCTGTCCTCGGCAGGAAGTGATATGTGA
- the atpD gene encoding F0F1 ATP synthase subunit beta, protein MTAVAEPTKAETGVGRVVRVIGPVVDAEFPRDAMPDIFNALHVSVTLSEGTKTLTLEVAQHLGDNIVRAISMQPTDGLVRGAEVSDTGAPISVPVGDVTKGHVFNALGEVLNVDPSTLDIQERWAIHRKPPAFADLEPKTEMLETGIKVLDLLAPYVRGGKIGLFGGAGVGKTVLIQEMIIRVARNFGGTSVFAGVGERTREGNDLILEMEEGGVLDKTALVFGQMDEPPGTRLRVALSALTMAEYFRDVQNQEVLLFIDNIFRFTQAGSEVSTLLGRMPSAVGYQPTLADEMGELQERITSVRGKAITSLQAIYVPADDYTDPAPATTFAHLDATTNLERSISDKGIYPAVDPLASSSRILAPEFVGAEHYTVAREVQRILQKYKDLQDIIAILGMDELSEEDKVTVQRARRIERFLSQNTYAAEQFTGVPGSTVPLKETIEAFKKISEGEYDNFPEQAFFMCGGLEDLEKNAHELMKG, encoded by the coding sequence ATGACTGCTGTAGCTGAGCCCACCAAGGCGGAGACCGGTGTCGGCCGCGTCGTCCGGGTCATCGGCCCGGTCGTCGACGCCGAGTTCCCCCGCGACGCAATGCCGGACATCTTCAACGCGCTGCACGTCTCGGTGACCCTTTCCGAGGGCACCAAGACGCTGACGCTCGAGGTCGCCCAGCACCTGGGTGACAACATCGTCCGCGCCATCTCGATGCAGCCGACCGACGGCCTGGTCCGGGGGGCCGAGGTCAGCGACACCGGCGCGCCGATCTCGGTGCCCGTCGGTGACGTGACCAAGGGCCACGTGTTCAACGCCCTGGGCGAGGTGCTCAACGTCGACCCGTCGACGCTGGACATCCAGGAGCGCTGGGCGATCCACCGCAAGCCCCCGGCGTTCGCCGACCTCGAGCCCAAGACCGAGATGCTGGAGACCGGCATCAAGGTGCTCGACCTCCTCGCGCCGTACGTGCGTGGTGGCAAGATCGGCCTGTTCGGCGGCGCGGGCGTGGGCAAGACGGTGCTCATCCAGGAGATGATCATCCGCGTGGCCCGCAACTTCGGTGGTACGTCGGTGTTCGCCGGCGTCGGCGAGCGCACCCGTGAGGGCAACGACCTCATCCTGGAGATGGAGGAGGGTGGCGTGCTCGACAAGACCGCCCTCGTCTTCGGCCAGATGGACGAGCCGCCGGGCACCCGCCTGCGGGTCGCCCTGTCCGCGCTGACCATGGCGGAGTACTTCCGGGACGTCCAGAACCAGGAGGTGCTGCTCTTCATCGACAACATCTTCCGGTTCACCCAGGCCGGTTCCGAGGTCTCCACCCTGCTCGGCCGCATGCCCTCCGCCGTGGGTTACCAGCCCACGCTGGCCGACGAGATGGGCGAGCTCCAGGAGCGCATCACCTCGGTCCGGGGCAAGGCCATCACCTCGCTCCAGGCGATCTACGTGCCCGCCGACGACTACACCGACCCGGCGCCGGCCACCACGTTCGCCCACCTGGACGCGACGACCAACCTCGAGCGGTCGATCTCCGACAAGGGCATCTACCCCGCCGTGGACCCGCTGGCCTCCAGCTCGCGGATCCTGGCGCCCGAGTTCGTCGGCGCCGAGCACTACACGGTCGCCCGTGAGGTGCAGCGGATCCTGCAGAAGTACAAGGACCTGCAGGACATCATCGCCATCCTCGGTATGGACGAGCTCTCGGAAGAGGACAAGGTCACGGTGCAGCGGGCCCGCCGCATCGAGCGCTTCCTCTCCCAGAACACGTACGCCGCCGAGCAGTTCACCGGCGTCCCCGGCTCGACGGTCCCGCTCAAGGAGACCATCGAGGCGTTCAAGAAGATCAGCGAGGGCGAGTACGACAACTTCCCCGAGCAGGCCTTCTTCATGTGCGGTGGCCTCGAGGACCTCGAGAAGAACGCGCACGAGCTGATGAAGGGCTGA
- a CDS encoding LCP family protein, whose protein sequence is MAKSGKRRTPLWARLCAIFGCVLMVVAGGALVTQQVLVSRYAGAIETQNLLGAPAANANTKVSDIKGPLNILLVGIDPRTDEQTPLSDSIIVAHIPKDMKQAYLFSIPRDLVVDIPAFEKTGFKGGRSKINAAMGYGSSVGNGKHDVVQGFDLLAKTVGQLTGIPTFDAGAIINFNGFKAIVEAMGGVTMTIDQNVKSEHLQPNGKPRPRLSRCADNSCSHPYYGPQAEYKVGTKHLQAWQALDYVRQRYGLPRGDYDRQRHQQQFIKAMAKQALGKDVVTNPAKLDRVLKAAGKALIFDGGGHSVVDWAFSMKNIRSDDMTLIKLPGESIIVNGNYRGEELDDSAKQFFAAVRQDTVQDFVFRNPEYINNNAA, encoded by the coding sequence GTGGCGAAGAGCGGGAAACGACGCACGCCTCTGTGGGCGCGACTCTGCGCGATCTTCGGGTGCGTGCTCATGGTGGTCGCCGGTGGCGCCCTGGTCACCCAGCAGGTGCTGGTGTCGCGCTATGCCGGGGCGATCGAGACGCAGAACCTGCTCGGTGCGCCCGCCGCCAACGCCAACACCAAGGTTTCGGACATCAAGGGCCCGCTCAACATCCTGCTGGTCGGCATCGACCCGCGCACCGACGAGCAGACCCCGCTCAGCGACTCGATCATCGTGGCTCACATCCCCAAGGACATGAAGCAGGCGTACCTGTTCTCGATCCCGCGTGACCTGGTGGTCGACATTCCCGCGTTCGAGAAGACCGGCTTCAAGGGCGGGCGCTCCAAGATCAATGCCGCGATGGGGTACGGCAGTTCGGTCGGCAACGGCAAGCACGACGTGGTGCAGGGCTTCGACCTGCTGGCCAAGACGGTCGGCCAGCTCACCGGCATCCCGACATTCGACGCCGGCGCCATCATCAACTTCAACGGCTTCAAGGCGATCGTCGAGGCCATGGGCGGCGTCACCATGACGATCGACCAGAACGTGAAGTCCGAGCACCTGCAGCCCAACGGCAAGCCCCGCCCGCGCCTCTCCCGCTGCGCCGACAACTCCTGCTCGCACCCGTATTACGGCCCCCAGGCCGAATACAAGGTCGGCACCAAGCACCTGCAGGCCTGGCAGGCGCTCGACTACGTGCGGCAGCGCTACGGCCTGCCCCGCGGCGACTACGACCGCCAGCGTCACCAGCAGCAGTTCATCAAGGCCATGGCCAAGCAGGCGCTGGGCAAGGACGTGGTGACCAATCCGGCCAAGCTCGACCGCGTGCTCAAGGCGGCCGGCAAGGCACTGATCTTCGACGGCGGCGGCCACAGCGTCGTCGACTGGGCCTTCTCCATGAAGAACATCCGCTCCGACGACATGACGCTGATCAAGTTGCCCGGCGAGTCGATCATCGTCAACGGCAACTACCGGGGAGAGGAGCTCGACGACAGCGCGAAGCAGTTCTTCGCGGCGGTCCGGCAGGACACCGTGCAGGACTTCGTGTTCCGTAACCCGGAGTACATCAACAACAACGCCGCTTGA
- a CDS encoding F0F1 ATP synthase subunit epsilon, translating into MANQLPVKVVAVEERIWSGEAEMLVARTTEGEIGVLPGHSPLLGLLKEPSQVRVKLAGGEQLTYDVSGGFLSIDADGVTVLAESATPATPESH; encoded by the coding sequence GTGGCCAACCAGCTGCCCGTCAAGGTCGTTGCCGTCGAGGAACGCATCTGGTCCGGCGAGGCCGAAATGCTCGTCGCGCGCACCACCGAGGGTGAGATCGGTGTGCTGCCCGGTCACTCGCCGCTCCTGGGCCTGCTCAAGGAGCCGTCGCAGGTTCGGGTCAAGCTGGCCGGCGGTGAGCAGCTCACCTACGACGTGTCCGGCGGCTTCCTCTCGATCGACGCCGACGGCGTGACCGTCCTGGCCGAGAGCGCCACGCCCGCCACCCCCGAGTCTCACTGA
- a CDS encoding DUF2550 domain-containing protein → MRVLEVFGICVGALLLVLFAVFFRRRLLMLGGGTIRLQIRVTTLVPGRGWSPAIGQFAGGTLRIHRMFSFAFRPKRILDRATTVVESRRPPEGPERLTMPGHWVILRLATTLDEIEIAMAESTVTGFLSWLEAGPPGPPGSVAPRPVIQPRTIEP, encoded by the coding sequence ATGCGGGTTCTGGAAGTCTTCGGAATCTGCGTCGGTGCGCTGCTCCTTGTTCTCTTCGCGGTCTTCTTCCGCCGCCGGCTGCTCATGCTCGGCGGCGGGACGATCCGCCTGCAGATTCGTGTCACCACCCTCGTGCCGGGCCGCGGCTGGTCCCCGGCGATCGGCCAGTTCGCGGGGGGCACGCTGCGGATCCACCGCATGTTCAGCTTCGCCTTCCGCCCCAAGCGCATCCTCGACCGGGCCACGACTGTGGTCGAGAGCCGCCGGCCCCCCGAAGGTCCCGAGCGCCTGACGATGCCCGGCCACTGGGTCATCCTGCGCCTGGCCACCACCCTCGACGAGATCGAGATCGCCATGGCCGAGTCCACGGTCACCGGCTTCCTCTCCTGGCTCGAGGCCGGCCCGCCGGGCCCACCCGGCAGCGTCGCGCCCCGCCCGGTCATCCAGCCCCGCACGATCGAGCCGTGA